The following coding sequences are from one Paenibacillus sp. FSL R5-0912 window:
- a CDS encoding glycoside hydrolase family 73 protein — protein sequence MTDSEFINRMVSFAVADMHRSHIAASLTIAQAALESGWGNSSLTVKANNLFGIKGSGPAGSLSIRTTEYRNGQAVQVSALFRAYNNWGESVADHSALIAQGVSWNRALYSKVIGADGRTASREIAAAGYATDPNYASKLIQIMDAYNLYQYDELKEDEEMSIEDKQRLAALETELQEMRGLLAGLTVSRDTLKTGVLEQGQSIKGVAERLTAIEGRAAVSTPAWAEPAVQAAVAAGLLDSPTGGSYDFYRILTVLNRAGLLVTRKEV from the coding sequence ATGACGGATTCTGAGTTTATCAACCGAATGGTCTCCTTTGCCGTGGCTGATATGCACCGCAGTCATATTGCGGCTTCCCTGACAATTGCCCAGGCCGCGCTGGAATCCGGCTGGGGGAACAGCAGTCTGACTGTAAAGGCGAATAACCTGTTTGGCATCAAAGGCAGCGGCCCCGCCGGAAGCTTGTCAATCCGGACTACGGAATATAGGAACGGCCAAGCTGTGCAGGTATCTGCGCTTTTCAGGGCCTACAATAACTGGGGCGAATCTGTGGCTGACCACTCTGCCCTGATTGCCCAGGGCGTATCCTGGAACCGGGCCTTATACAGCAAGGTGATTGGAGCGGACGGCAGAACGGCTTCCAGGGAGATCGCCGCTGCTGGGTACGCGACCGATCCGAACTACGCGTCAAAGCTGATTCAGATTATGGATGCATATAACTTGTATCAATATGATGAGCTGAAGGAGGATGAGGAGATGTCGATTGAAGATAAACAAAGGCTTGCGGCTTTGGAAACGGAGCTTCAGGAGATGCGGGGATTGCTGGCAGGACTTACCGTAAGCCGGGATACGCTCAAAACGGGTGTTCTGGAACAGGGACAGTCAATTAAAGGAGTAGCAGAACGGCTTACCGCAATAGAAGGCCGTGCTGCAGTAAGCACACCTGCCTGGGCAGAGCCGGCGGTTCAGGCAGCGGTAGCAGCGGGACTGCTCGATTCCCCTACAGGAGGAAGCTATGATTTCTACCGGATATTGACGGTGTTGAACAGGGCCGGACTGCTGGTTACCAGGAAGGAGGTGTAG
- a CDS encoding holin, which produces MYYDALNNVLAFASLLAVFVMALVQLVKNSVNLPRNVVPAVGLGIGLLVGAVAYPFTDMNLILRLWAGGLAGLSATGLFELAFNKRGGTTKED; this is translated from the coding sequence ATGTATTACGATGCGCTTAACAATGTGCTGGCGTTTGCGTCGCTGTTGGCCGTCTTTGTGATGGCGCTGGTTCAACTGGTGAAGAACAGTGTGAACCTTCCGCGCAACGTTGTTCCCGCAGTGGGACTGGGAATTGGTCTGCTGGTCGGAGCTGTAGCCTATCCTTTTACAGACATGAACCTTATTCTGCGTTTATGGGCAGGCGGGCTTGCGGGATTGTCGGCAACTGGATTGTTTGAACTGGCCTTTAACAAGCGTGGAGGGACCACCAAGGAAGATTAA
- a CDS encoding sporulation protein YjcZ, with product MGADCGYGGNVGGVNVVPVSPWTSTGAILVLYILLVIILSACFY from the coding sequence ATGGGTGCAGATTGCGGATACGGTGGTAATGTAGGCGGCGTTAATGTGGTTCCGGTAAGTCCTTGGACTTCAACCGGTGCGATTCTGGTACTTTATATCCTGCTGGTTATTATTCTGAGTGCCTGCTTCTACTAG
- a CDS encoding GNAT family N-acetyltransferase: MDIRKLLTGELPPMDLLLSADPSESLVKDYLKRGDCYIAVQDEEVLGVYVLLPTRPDTAELVNVAVAEEHQGQGIGKMLVQRAIETARQTGYTTIELGTGNSSVVQLALYQKCGFRIVGVDFDFFTRHYAEIIYENGIHCRDMVRLSQDLNGGK, translated from the coding sequence ATGGATATCAGAAAATTGCTGACCGGCGAATTGCCGCCGATGGATTTGCTGCTGTCCGCAGATCCGTCCGAATCATTGGTGAAGGACTACCTCAAAAGAGGCGACTGCTATATTGCCGTCCAGGATGAGGAGGTATTGGGTGTGTATGTGCTGCTGCCTACCCGGCCGGATACAGCCGAGCTGGTGAATGTGGCGGTTGCTGAAGAGCATCAGGGTCAAGGGATCGGCAAGATGTTGGTGCAGCGCGCCATTGAGACGGCGAGGCAAACGGGCTATACAACTATTGAACTGGGAACGGGGAATTCAAGCGTGGTGCAGCTGGCGTTATATCAAAAATGCGGCTTTCGGATCGTTGGCGTAGATTTTGATTTTTTCACCAGACATTACGCGGAGATTATATACGAAAATGGCATACATTGCAGGGATATGGTGCGGTTATCACAGGACTTGAATGGCGGGAAATAA
- a CDS encoding alpha/beta fold hydrolase codes for MRRPKRFLLSMLACSLLLSAGFVTPRVAQAADNKVTLSVNGEVLKFPVAEAPYLEGTMIMVPVRQAGEALGFETAYIKESSSLQIKLSGTELLMKLEGGQFILNGKDTLTIEGAAVLKNNRIYVPLPLLDEIGYITKPGPGSGQAEISTPQNYTESVMKLLASGQYEALSDRFFSTEVRKNLSSLKLQQVWESFTAAYGEYGKVDSLKSSRDNGRYSLSGIAVFAHGKLTVKFTVNSSGQIQGLWFTPYEDPQAAPELALPAGVTEEAVTVGAGTSHPLKGILTLPKATGKPLPSVVLVHGSGISDLNEAAYAYKPFRDIAYGLAEQGIAVLRYDKRGYSYPQEFMGSAAASVTVKEETVEDAIAAAALLKQDKRMDAVQVYLAGHSLGGMLGPRIDADGGNFAGLILLAGSPRSLWEIIYDQNMRVISRLDDAIPAKAEAAAGVNAELAKAKALSALTEEQAKAAPAVFGAAAYYFKEMDQHSTAELGRKLTKPVLVLQGSDDFQVYADVDYPLWKDVLKNNSLAEFKLYPGLNHFFVDYDGAGAGTPDEYNVPGMVDAQVIKDMGRWILKQSR; via the coding sequence ATGAGAAGACCCAAACGATTCTTGTTGTCCATGCTGGCCTGCTCTCTGCTGTTATCAGCGGGATTTGTCACACCGCGGGTAGCGCAGGCAGCGGATAACAAAGTAACTCTGAGTGTGAACGGTGAAGTATTGAAGTTCCCCGTAGCCGAGGCGCCATATCTGGAGGGTACAATGATCATGGTGCCTGTCCGTCAGGCAGGGGAAGCTTTGGGGTTTGAGACGGCTTACATAAAAGAGAGCTCCAGTCTGCAAATCAAGCTCAGCGGTACAGAGCTCTTGATGAAGCTGGAAGGCGGTCAGTTTATCTTAAATGGAAAGGATACACTTACCATTGAAGGTGCAGCTGTTCTGAAGAACAATCGAATTTATGTACCGTTGCCGCTACTGGACGAGATCGGCTATATTACTAAGCCCGGTCCGGGCTCTGGCCAGGCAGAAATAAGCACACCGCAGAATTACACCGAGTCAGTAATGAAGCTGCTTGCTTCCGGCCAGTATGAAGCATTATCAGACCGGTTCTTCAGCACAGAGGTGAGGAAAAACTTGTCGAGTCTTAAACTTCAACAGGTCTGGGAGAGCTTTACTGCTGCTTATGGAGAGTATGGTAAGGTCGATTCGCTGAAAAGCAGCCGTGACAATGGGCGGTATTCTCTGTCCGGTATCGCTGTATTTGCACATGGAAAGCTCACGGTGAAGTTTACAGTCAACAGCAGCGGCCAGATTCAGGGGCTGTGGTTTACTCCGTACGAAGATCCGCAAGCAGCGCCGGAGCTGGCTCTGCCGGCAGGTGTTACCGAAGAAGCAGTTACAGTAGGAGCAGGGACCTCACATCCGCTTAAGGGCATTCTGACTCTCCCCAAAGCAACCGGGAAGCCTTTGCCTTCTGTAGTACTGGTGCACGGTTCAGGTATTTCTGATCTTAATGAAGCAGCATATGCGTACAAGCCCTTCCGTGATATAGCGTATGGTCTTGCAGAACAGGGAATTGCAGTTCTGCGTTATGACAAGCGGGGCTACAGCTATCCGCAGGAATTCATGGGAAGTGCCGCCGCATCGGTTACCGTTAAGGAAGAAACGGTTGAAGATGCCATTGCAGCGGCAGCTCTGCTTAAGCAGGACAAGCGTATGGATGCTGTGCAGGTATATCTTGCCGGGCACAGCCTGGGCGGGATGCTGGGCCCGAGAATTGATGCGGATGGCGGCAACTTCGCCGGGTTAATCCTGCTTGCCGGCTCACCGCGAAGCTTGTGGGAGATTATCTACGACCAGAATATGAGAGTGATCTCCAGGCTGGATGATGCTATTCCTGCTAAGGCAGAAGCCGCTGCCGGCGTGAATGCGGAGCTGGCCAAAGCCAAGGCGCTGTCGGCACTGACAGAAGAGCAGGCCAAAGCTGCTCCGGCTGTGTTTGGTGCAGCGGCGTATTACTTCAAGGAAATGGATCAGCACAGTACCGCCGAGCTGGGCCGGAAGCTTACGAAACCTGTGCTTGTGTTGCAGGGAAGCGATGATTTCCAGGTCTATGCGGACGTGGATTATCCGCTCTGGAAGGATGTTCTGAAGAATAATAGCTTGGCAGAGTTCAAGCTGTATCCGGGCCTGAATCATTTCTTCGTTGATTATGACGGAGCGGGGGCAGGAACACCGGATGAATACAATGTCCCCGGTATGGTCGATGCCCAGGTGATTAAAGATATGGGGCGATGGATTTTGAAGCAGAGCAGGTAG
- the rsmD gene encoding 16S rRNA (guanine(966)-N(2))-methyltransferase RsmD has translation MRVISGTAKGRPLKSVPGNGTRPTTDKVKEALFSMIGPYFEGGTALDLYAGTGGLGIEALSRGMEAAVFVDMEQKALDTVRANLKAAKVESQAEVYRNDAGRALAALEKRGRAFDLVFLDPPYRLKHGDELMMTMAAKNLLKPDAVIVLEHESGYEYPENIPGFSRTRQSVYGETTISIYQYEAALPEVAVSGEEVNDESAN, from the coding sequence GTGAGAGTAATATCGGGCACTGCAAAGGGCAGGCCGCTTAAGAGTGTTCCAGGCAATGGCACCCGGCCTACAACCGATAAAGTGAAGGAAGCCTTATTCAGTATGATCGGGCCTTATTTTGAAGGCGGAACGGCACTGGATCTGTATGCCGGTACCGGAGGGCTTGGGATTGAGGCCTTGAGCAGAGGGATGGAAGCCGCCGTATTTGTGGATATGGAGCAGAAGGCGCTCGACACTGTGCGGGCGAATCTAAAGGCAGCCAAGGTGGAGTCGCAGGCCGAAGTCTACCGCAATGATGCCGGAAGGGCACTGGCTGCGCTGGAGAAGCGGGGGAGAGCGTTTGATCTTGTTTTTCTGGACCCACCGTATCGTCTGAAGCACGGGGATGAGCTTATGATGACGATGGCAGCCAAGAATCTGCTGAAGCCTGATGCCGTAATTGTGCTTGAGCATGAATCGGGTTATGAATATCCGGAGAATATACCGGGATTCAGCAGGACACGGCAATCCGTATATGGAGAGACTACGATCTCAATCTATCAGTATGAAGCTGCTCTGCCGGAAGTTGCCGTCAGTGGCGAGGAGGTTAATGATGAGTCTGCAAATTAG
- the coaD gene encoding pantetheine-phosphate adenylyltransferase — protein MSLQIRKERVAIYPGTFDPVTLGHMDIIHRAAKQFDRLIVAVLNNLSKNPLFSVEERTELLRQATADIPNVEIDSFRDLLVNYVRQKDAQVIVRGIRTVTDFEYELQNASINHNLDPEAETIFMMTNPRYSYLSSSVVKEIAHFGGNVSDFVTPEVEQAMKLKFKRMDGGAK, from the coding sequence ATGAGTCTGCAAATTAGAAAAGAGCGTGTGGCAATCTATCCCGGAACCTTTGATCCGGTAACCCTGGGACATATGGATATTATTCACCGTGCAGCGAAACAGTTCGACAGGCTGATTGTGGCGGTGCTGAACAATTTAAGCAAGAATCCGTTATTTTCAGTCGAGGAGCGTACAGAGCTTCTGCGCCAGGCTACAGCGGACATCCCGAATGTAGAGATCGACAGCTTCCGTGATCTGCTCGTTAATTATGTCCGGCAAAAGGATGCACAGGTGATTGTACGGGGTATCCGTACGGTCACCGACTTTGAGTATGAGCTGCAGAATGCATCGATTAATCATAATCTGGATCCCGAAGCAGAAACGATATTTATGATGACCAATCCGAGATATTCCTATCTTAGCTCAAGTGTGGTTAAGGAAATTGCCCACTTTGGCGGGAACGTCTCGGATTTTGTAACGCCTGAAGTGGAACAGGCCATGAAGCTTAAGTTCAAACGGATGGATGGCGGCGCCAAGTAA
- a CDS encoding nucleoside recognition domain-containing protein: MINFTIRRFFRGSAPFLSGAAAILLAIAIVLAPESSFKASLAGLKLWWSLVFPALLPFLILSEMLTASGFVHGIGVLLEPLMKRLFRLPGAGGWTLVLGITAGFPAGAGAVMQLHKQGDITDKDAGRLASMVHYASPVTLLIVVGTAFLHSPAAGYALLAIHWLSGLAAGWLSALFSGTRKSSGAAATVSRLPGSGPHAKKASLPGRIHQAALDARARDGRGFGKVLGESVSAAVQNLMIVGGYMIMFAVVINIITRLLPQLPSPLAAGVLEIHLGAHAVTSDSASPGGFLSGSLLGPALLSALLAWSGICAQLQALTLLKPANVRFLPFAAVRLLHGLTAFALTLLLWKPLVNIRAAVLPVFTSTGSDSLETGLGSATGIWGLFPQILSLQGLILLLLLSLSVALKLFTWRRHPSV, from the coding sequence ATGATTAACTTTACAATACGGCGGTTCTTCCGGGGTTCGGCTCCATTCCTATCAGGGGCGGCTGCGATCCTGCTCGCAATAGCGATCGTCTTGGCACCGGAATCCTCATTTAAGGCTTCCCTTGCGGGACTGAAGCTCTGGTGGTCCCTTGTCTTCCCGGCACTGCTGCCATTCCTGATCCTGTCAGAGATGCTGACCGCTTCAGGGTTCGTGCATGGCATTGGCGTCCTGCTGGAGCCGCTGATGAAACGCCTGTTCCGGCTTCCCGGAGCAGGCGGCTGGACGCTTGTGCTCGGAATCACCGCCGGCTTCCCGGCCGGAGCCGGAGCGGTGATGCAGCTGCATAAGCAGGGGGACATCACGGACAAGGATGCCGGACGGCTGGCCTCCATGGTCCATTATGCCAGCCCGGTTACACTGCTTATAGTCGTCGGCACCGCTTTTCTGCACAGTCCGGCAGCCGGATACGCCCTGCTTGCCATTCACTGGCTCTCAGGCCTTGCCGCCGGATGGCTATCCGCTCTCTTCAGCGGAACGCGGAAGAGTAGCGGGGCCGCCGCCACTGTCAGCAGACTGCCAGGCAGCGGCCCGCACGCCAAAAAAGCATCCTTGCCCGGGCGAATCCATCAGGCGGCACTGGATGCCCGCGCGAGAGACGGACGGGGCTTCGGCAAAGTGCTGGGCGAATCTGTATCCGCCGCTGTCCAGAATCTGATGATCGTAGGCGGCTATATGATCATGTTCGCAGTAGTTATTAACATCATCACCAGGCTGCTGCCGCAGCTCCCGTCTCCGCTGGCTGCCGGAGTGCTAGAGATTCACCTAGGTGCCCATGCGGTAACCTCAGATTCGGCCAGCCCTGGAGGGTTCTTGTCCGGCAGTCTTCTCGGTCCCGCTTTGCTGTCAGCTCTGCTTGCCTGGAGCGGAATCTGCGCCCAGCTTCAGGCGCTGACTTTGCTTAAACCGGCGAATGTCCGCTTTCTCCCGTTTGCTGCAGTTCGGTTATTGCATGGACTAACCGCCTTTGCATTAACCCTACTGCTCTGGAAGCCGCTCGTAAATATCCGCGCCGCTGTACTTCCGGTCTTCACCAGTACCGGTTCAGACAGTCTGGAAACCGGTTTAGGCTCTGCAACCGGAATATGGGGCTTGTTCCCTCAGATTCTTAGTCTGCAGGGACTAATACTCCTGCTCCTGCTAAGCTTATCAGTAGCTCTAAAGCTTTTTACTTGGCGCCGCCATCCATCCGTTTGA
- a CDS encoding YlbL family protein produces the protein MRQQKRRVGIRATAYLFTFVVILYVAVFMNTPYIVYQPGSASEVAPMIKVENADPAEQGMFMMTTVSASYANVALLVASVFNSNAEVVLKETRLQDKTEQEYAAEQVFYMNSSQSYAVQAAYHAAKVPYEDVVDYLYVFSVPDATNQGQFKPGDKIISVKGQHAADPAALSALLSAYKIGDTVEVVLQRGGKEISEQVKLVEVKDKETSAGRPGFGVVIGAVQKVQPKEEGKGVSFVDTNVGGPSAGLMFTMEIYNRLTPGDLTKGHRVAGTGTIDAEGNVGAIGGVKHKIVAADRKGAEFFFVPVKNYEEAKAKADQIGTDMKLIPVSTLSNALKYMEEQPVIKS, from the coding sequence TTGAGGCAACAGAAACGCCGTGTGGGTATCCGCGCCACAGCCTACTTATTTACATTTGTGGTCATTCTCTATGTTGCTGTCTTTATGAATACTCCGTATATTGTGTATCAGCCGGGAAGCGCCTCCGAGGTAGCCCCGATGATCAAGGTGGAGAATGCTGATCCCGCGGAGCAGGGCATGTTCATGATGACTACCGTATCTGCCAGTTATGCCAATGTGGCGCTTCTGGTCGCCTCCGTATTTAACTCGAATGCGGAGGTTGTCCTGAAAGAGACCCGCCTGCAGGATAAGACGGAGCAGGAATACGCGGCTGAGCAGGTCTTTTATATGAACAGTTCACAGTCTTATGCTGTACAGGCCGCTTATCATGCTGCCAAAGTGCCGTATGAGGATGTTGTGGATTATTTGTACGTGTTCTCAGTGCCGGACGCAACCAATCAGGGCCAATTTAAGCCGGGCGACAAGATTATCAGTGTAAAAGGACAGCACGCAGCTGATCCGGCGGCTCTGTCTGCCTTGCTGTCTGCATACAAAATCGGCGATACCGTTGAGGTAGTCCTGCAGCGTGGAGGCAAGGAAATTTCCGAGCAGGTGAAGCTGGTGGAGGTTAAGGATAAAGAAACCTCGGCCGGACGGCCTGGCTTCGGGGTTGTTATCGGAGCTGTTCAGAAGGTACAGCCTAAAGAAGAGGGGAAAGGCGTCAGTTTTGTGGATACGAATGTAGGAGGACCTTCCGCAGGATTGATGTTCACCATGGAAATCTATAACCGGCTCACTCCGGGAGATTTGACCAAGGGCCACCGGGTAGCGGGTACAGGTACAATTGATGCTGAGGGAAATGTGGGAGCGATCGGCGGAGTGAAGCATAAGATTGTGGCTGCTGACCGCAAAGGTGCCGAATTCTTCTTCGTTCCAGTCAAAAACTATGAGGAAGCCAAGGCAAAAGCTGACCAGATCGGCACGGACATGAAGCTGATTCCGGTATCGACTCTGTCTAATGCGCTGAAATATATGGAAGAACAGCCGGTCATCAAATCCTGA
- a CDS encoding nucleotidyltransferase: protein MTTVGIIAEYNPLHNGHVHHFSEAKRISGAESSIVIMSGPFTQRGEPAAVSKRARTEMALHMGADLVIELPVAYAVQPAEWFAFGAVFLLEATGVVDSLCFGSEAGTLGALLPLAGFLAEESSALKDEIRARMAQGAGFPAAYSAAAAAAWGETPAGNGSPLDAEALLRQPNNSLGLHYLIALQRLGSAIRPFTVPRTGAGFHDPLQGGSSIASATAIRRLLREGGSPAAYMPEYSVSILEREHAAGRGPVTLEDFQTPLRHVLSTHSAAELRTVQDMNEGLENRILRILPQLGRFTVAGLLQELKSRRYTHTRLQRLLLHTLLNHSKEEMTPAALAQGPGYIRVLGFRESGRRLLKQMKQRAALPVVTSPARFSHPMLERDLQAAAVFAAAYADPARNDLYSDYLEPPVRI from the coding sequence GTGACCACTGTAGGCATTATAGCCGAATATAACCCTTTACATAACGGGCATGTCCACCATTTCAGCGAGGCCAAAAGAATCTCCGGAGCCGAAAGCTCCATCGTCATCATGAGCGGCCCGTTCACCCAGCGCGGCGAGCCGGCGGCGGTCAGCAAGCGTGCCCGCACCGAGATGGCGCTGCATATGGGCGCCGACCTCGTGATTGAGCTGCCGGTGGCTTATGCCGTACAGCCGGCGGAATGGTTCGCCTTCGGAGCGGTATTCCTGCTGGAGGCTACCGGCGTCGTGGACAGCCTGTGCTTTGGCTCCGAAGCCGGCACTTTGGGCGCGCTGCTGCCCTTGGCCGGATTCCTGGCCGAGGAGAGCAGCGCGCTTAAGGACGAGATCCGCGCGCGCATGGCACAAGGTGCGGGATTCCCCGCCGCATACAGCGCAGCTGCGGCGGCAGCCTGGGGGGAGACTCCCGCCGGGAACGGGAGTCCCCTTGATGCCGAGGCGCTGCTGCGGCAGCCGAACAACAGCCTCGGCCTGCACTACCTGATCGCGCTGCAGCGGCTCGGCAGCGCGATCAGGCCCTTCACCGTGCCGCGGACCGGCGCGGGCTTCCACGACCCGCTGCAGGGCGGGTCGTCCATTGCCAGTGCGACAGCAATCCGCAGGCTGCTGCGGGAAGGCGGCTCTCCGGCGGCATACATGCCGGAGTATAGCGTGTCCATCCTGGAGAGAGAGCATGCAGCGGGCCGGGGGCCGGTTACGCTCGAGGACTTCCAGACTCCGCTGCGCCACGTGCTCTCCACACACTCAGCCGCTGAGCTGCGAACGGTGCAGGATATGAATGAAGGGCTGGAGAACCGGATACTCCGCATCCTTCCCCAGCTCGGCAGGTTCACGGTCGCCGGTCTTCTGCAGGAGCTGAAGAGCAGACGTTACACCCATACACGGCTGCAGCGTCTGCTGCTTCATACCTTGCTGAATCACAGCAAAGAAGAAATGACCCCGGCCGCACTGGCCCAGGGTCCGGGTTATATCCGGGTTCTTGGCTTCCGGGAGAGCGGCCGCAGGCTGCTGAAGCAAATGAAGCAGCGCGCGGCACTTCCGGTGGTCACAAGCCCTGCCCGCTTCTCCCATCCTATGCTGGAGCGGGATCTGCAGGCGGCAGCTGTGTTCGCCGCTGCTTATGCCGATCCCGCACGAAATGATCTGTACAGCGATTATCTGGAGCCGCCGGTCAGGATTTGA
- a CDS encoding YceD family protein, whose amino-acid sequence MNIHFRKLANADEPLVLHDVVDVSEVVKGRKDILAVAPLSVDLKALPAGTDSVNVVGTLSGEVDMLCSRCLTEVNSKLNIPFAETFKWLKQPILPEDEGEELIYIKDEIVDLIPYVEENFVLHLPDSVLCKADCLGLCQKCGQNLNEGTCSCDNTVIDPRLAGLKGFFTKQDN is encoded by the coding sequence ATGAACATTCACTTTCGCAAATTAGCGAATGCCGACGAGCCCCTGGTCCTCCACGATGTTGTGGATGTCAGTGAGGTTGTCAAAGGGCGCAAGGATATTCTTGCTGTTGCACCACTCTCAGTAGACCTTAAAGCGCTGCCCGCGGGAACCGATAGTGTGAACGTGGTGGGAACACTGAGTGGAGAAGTGGACATGTTATGTTCACGTTGTCTCACGGAGGTTAACAGTAAGCTGAACATTCCTTTCGCTGAGACTTTCAAGTGGCTTAAACAGCCAATTCTTCCGGAAGATGAAGGTGAGGAACTCATTTACATCAAGGATGAGATTGTGGATCTTATCCCCTATGTGGAAGAAAATTTCGTACTGCACTTACCGGATTCGGTATTGTGCAAGGCAGACTGTCTTGGTCTTTGTCAGAAATGCGGACAGAACTTGAACGAAGGCACCTGCAGTTGCGACAACACAGTGATCGATCCAAGACTCGCTGGGTTGAAAGGATTCTTTACCAAGCAAGATAACTAA
- the rpmF gene encoding 50S ribosomal protein L32 — translation MAVPQRRTSKTRRDKRRTHFKLVVPGMVKCEQCGELKLAHHVCKVCGTYKAREIIKQ, via the coding sequence ATGGCAGTACCACAACGCAGAACGTCCAAGACACGCCGTGACAAGCGTCGTACTCACTTTAAACTGGTAGTTCCAGGTATGGTGAAATGTGAACAATGCGGAGAGCTGAAACTGGCTCACCACGTATGCAAAGTTTGCGGAACATACAAAGCAAGAGAGATCATCAAACAATAG
- the fapR gene encoding transcription factor FapR has product MSKKERQQQLLSIIEGNPFVTDRELTRQLKVSIQTIRLDRMELGIPELRERMKQMAEHSYDQVRSLPVDEVVGDIVDLQLDRSGISIFEIREEHVFSRNGIARGHYVFGQANSLAVAVINDEIALTASADIRFVRMVRLGEKCIAKAQVRSLAGRNGKAEVDVFTYVGEELVFQGHFVVYRSAIEEYSEGGNRSADRH; this is encoded by the coding sequence TTGTCCAAGAAAGAACGGCAGCAGCAGCTGCTCTCAATCATTGAAGGTAATCCTTTTGTAACGGACCGGGAATTGACCCGCCAGCTGAAGGTGAGCATTCAGACGATCCGGCTGGATCGGATGGAGCTGGGGATTCCGGAGCTGCGTGAACGGATGAAGCAAATGGCAGAGCACTCCTATGATCAGGTCCGTTCCCTGCCTGTTGATGAAGTGGTTGGTGACATAGTCGATTTGCAGCTGGACCGGAGCGGGATTTCTATTTTTGAGATCCGTGAAGAGCATGTTTTCTCCAGAAACGGGATTGCCCGCGGCCATTATGTCTTCGGCCAGGCGAATTCGCTGGCAGTTGCTGTTATCAATGATGAAATTGCCCTGACCGCTTCAGCCGATATCCGGTTCGTGCGCATGGTCCGGCTGGGTGAGAAATGTATCGCCAAAGCGCAGGTACGCTCGCTTGCGGGCCGGAACGGCAAAGCTGAGGTGGACGTGTTTACATATGTTGGAGAAGAACTGGTATTTCAAGGCCATTTTGTAGTGTACCGTTCTGCAATTGAAGAGTACAGCGAAGGGGGAAACCGGAGTGCTGATCGCCATTGA
- the plsX gene encoding phosphate acyltransferase PlsX, translating into MLIAIDAMGGDNAPECNVEGALAAAAEWSDTQIVLVGDEARLAPLLKNKPSNVTVRHAGDVIGSDEEPVKAVRRKKDSSMVVAGRMVREGEADAMISSGNTGALMTTGLLVVGRMQGIERPALAPMIPTLDDVGVLALDLGANMDAKPQHLAQYALMGSIYRNKVHGIAKPRVGLLNVGTEPGKGNELTKEAYPLLEALTGIHFVGNVEARDVLTGACDVLVCDGFAGNILLKTLEGTAGAMFSLLKEQFSKSLKTKLGAAILMPELRSLKGKMDYKEHGGAPLLGLSGLVVKGHGSSDGNAVKNAVRQARIALQADLVASISREISGK; encoded by the coding sequence GTGCTGATCGCCATTGATGCCATGGGCGGGGATAATGCTCCTGAGTGTAATGTAGAAGGGGCCCTGGCCGCAGCTGCGGAGTGGAGTGATACGCAGATCGTGCTGGTCGGTGATGAAGCCAGACTTGCGCCGCTGCTCAAGAACAAGCCGTCCAATGTGACGGTGCGTCATGCAGGGGATGTGATCGGTTCCGATGAGGAGCCGGTGAAGGCAGTCCGCCGTAAAAAGGATTCGTCCATGGTAGTCGCCGGACGGATGGTGCGCGAAGGTGAGGCCGATGCCATGATCTCGTCCGGCAATACCGGAGCACTTATGACTACGGGGCTGCTGGTTGTGGGAAGAATGCAGGGTATAGAACGTCCTGCCCTGGCACCGATGATACCAACGCTGGATGATGTCGGCGTATTAGCCCTGGACCTGGGTGCCAATATGGATGCCAAACCGCAGCATCTGGCCCAATATGCCCTGATGGGCAGCATATACCGTAATAAGGTCCATGGCATTGCGAAGCCCCGGGTAGGTCTGCTGAACGTAGGGACTGAGCCTGGCAAGGGGAATGAGCTGACCAAAGAAGCTTATCCGCTGCTTGAAGCTTTGACTGGCATTCATTTTGTCGGCAATGTGGAGGCGCGGGATGTGCTCACCGGAGCCTGCGATGTGCTGGTCTGTGACGGGTTTGCCGGCAATATCCTTCTGAAGACGCTGGAAGGAACGGCAGGAGCCATGTTCTCTCTGCTGAAGGAGCAATTCAGCAAGTCGCTTAAGACCAAGCTGGGCGCAGCCATACTGATGCCGGAGCTTAGAAGTCTGAAGGGCAAAATGGATTATAAGGAGCACGGCGGAGCGCCGCTGCTCGGTCTTAGCGGTCTCGTAGTGAAGGGGCATGGCTCCTCCGACGGCAACGCGGTGAAGAATGCGGTAAGGCAGGCCCGGATTGCACTGCAGGCGGATCTGGTAGCCAGTATATCCAGAGAAATTAGCGGGAAGTGA